From the Sinorhizobium garamanticum genome, one window contains:
- a CDS encoding type II toxin-antitoxin system RelE/ParE family toxin, with product MNNKRIIPRELARSDVEAAIDYYAREAGTEVAFRFIDALQAAYDLIASHPEPGSLQYAYELGLPDLQSVSLKRHPYLVFHHHQPGHVDVWRVLHARRDIPQWMQEPDNH from the coding sequence GTGAATAACAAGAGGATTATTCCACGGGAGCTCGCTCGCAGCGATGTCGAGGCGGCCATCGATTATTATGCACGCGAAGCTGGAACCGAGGTCGCTTTCCGTTTTATCGACGCTCTTCAGGCGGCGTACGATTTGATCGCGAGCCATCCGGAGCCCGGATCGTTGCAGTATGCATACGAATTGGGATTACCTGACTTGCAGAGCGTCTCTCTGAAGCGACATCCCTATCTCGTTTTCCATCACCACCAGCCAGGTCATGTCGACGTGTGGCGCGTGCTTCATGCCAGGCGGGACATCCCGCAATGGATGCAGGAGCCGGATAATCACTGA
- a CDS encoding type II toxin-antitoxin system ParD family antitoxin translates to MPIFAKAAMIFRMSTMNISLPDHLKSFVDEQVAGRGYGTSSEYIRELIRRDQDRLALRRLLFDGAASAPTDPVDPDYFTSLRDRVRGRHSK, encoded by the coding sequence TTGCCAATTTTTGCCAAAGCCGCCATGATCTTTCGCATGAGCACAATGAACATTTCCCTCCCGGACCATCTTAAGAGCTTCGTCGATGAGCAAGTCGCCGGACGGGGCTATGGGACAAGTAGCGAATATATCCGGGAATTGATACGTCGAGATCAGGATCGTCTCGCTCTACGCAGGCTGTTGTTCGACGGAGCCGCGTCCGCACCGACCGACCCGGTTGACCCTGATTATTTCACTAGCCTGCGCGATCGAGTTCGTGGTCGGCACAGCAAGTGA
- a CDS encoding HU family DNA-binding protein → MTTTNEIADKISADHSLSKAQSKAIVEAVFAAVTAAATSGAETSIPGFGKFKVKDTPEREARNPATGATIKVAAAKKLTFTPAKALKDALNK, encoded by the coding sequence ATGACTACAACCAACGAAATTGCAGACAAGATCTCAGCCGATCACAGCCTGAGCAAGGCGCAGAGCAAGGCGATCGTCGAGGCCGTCTTTGCCGCCGTCACCGCGGCCGCGACCTCCGGTGCCGAGACATCAATTCCGGGCTTCGGGAAGTTCAAGGTCAAGGACACGCCGGAGCGAGAGGCACGCAATCCGGCGACGGGCGCGACAATCAAGGTCGCCGCCGCGAAGAAGCTGACCTTCACGCCGGCGAAGGCACTCAAGG
- a CDS encoding SOS response-associated peptidase, which yields MCNDYEQHIRYAEYCRMMQQIALGIPPHQSELDLPQADDIRIGDTGPVVRAAGGNVVELVPMTFGFPPPEGRKGGPVFNFRSEGRSFAESRRCLIPASAFFEFTGTKYPRAKHRFTLNDAPFMAIAGLWREGQGNQPASFTMLTTEPGPDVAPIHNRQIVVLRPPDWKDWLALSRPERELLRPLPEGSLHVEEVRSGSD from the coding sequence ATGTGTAACGACTACGAGCAGCACATCAGATATGCCGAATACTGCAGAATGATGCAGCAGATCGCGCTCGGCATTCCCCCGCATCAGTCGGAACTCGACCTCCCACAGGCGGACGACATCCGGATCGGCGACACCGGACCGGTGGTGAGGGCTGCAGGGGGCAACGTAGTCGAACTCGTGCCGATGACGTTCGGCTTCCCGCCGCCTGAAGGACGCAAGGGCGGACCGGTCTTCAATTTCCGGAGCGAGGGGCGCAGCTTTGCAGAGAGCAGGCGATGCCTCATACCAGCGTCGGCCTTCTTCGAGTTCACCGGTACAAAATATCCGAGGGCCAAACATCGGTTCACGCTGAACGACGCGCCGTTCATGGCGATTGCCGGGCTCTGGCGGGAAGGGCAGGGAAACCAGCCCGCGTCGTTTACAATGCTGACCACGGAACCCGGACCTGATGTCGCGCCCATCCACAATCGCCAGATCGTCGTTCTGCGCCCGCCGGATTGGAAGGACTGGCTTGCCCTGTCGAGGCCGGAGAGGGAGCTTCTCCGACCGCTTCCCGAGGGAAGCCTCCACGTCGAGGAGGTCAGGTCAGGCAGCGATTGA
- a CDS encoding S1C family serine protease, producing the protein MPKASLADFSREIAGLVAATAAGIAAVHASRHSSSSAVHWREGLFVAASEAIETEEGITLTLPSGNSAAAELVGRDPTTGIAVLKSDVPDGASALKPAGPTEAGNLVVAVGRWEASTLAGFGIVSEAGPAWRSMRGGLIDRRIRLSASIDPRAEGGAAIDAEGGFIGLVLFDPRRRALVIPAETVDRVAATLAEKGHMPRGYLGAGLHPVRQEKVRGAMVMSLEAGGPAEKVGLVLGDIITSWNGETVEGVRDLIRKIGPDSVGKTVALGILRGGEARTLDVVVGARPRS; encoded by the coding sequence ATGCCGAAAGCCAGCCTTGCCGACTTCTCTCGCGAGATCGCCGGCCTTGTCGCCGCCACCGCTGCGGGGATCGCCGCCGTCCATGCCAGCCGCCACAGTTCTTCGAGCGCCGTCCATTGGCGTGAAGGATTGTTCGTTGCCGCGAGCGAGGCGATCGAGACCGAGGAAGGCATCACTTTGACCTTGCCGTCCGGCAACTCCGCGGCGGCTGAACTCGTCGGGCGCGACCCAACGACAGGGATCGCGGTGCTGAAATCGGATGTGCCTGATGGCGCATCGGCTCTGAAACCTGCCGGGCCGACGGAGGCAGGCAATCTTGTCGTCGCTGTCGGCCGCTGGGAAGCTTCTACGCTGGCCGGCTTCGGGATTGTCAGCGAGGCCGGACCCGCTTGGCGCAGCATGCGTGGCGGCCTGATCGACCGGCGCATCCGCCTTTCCGCGAGCATCGACCCGCGCGCCGAGGGCGGTGCGGCGATCGATGCCGAGGGTGGCTTCATCGGACTCGTCCTGTTCGACCCCCGCCGGCGCGCTCTTGTCATTCCGGCCGAAACGGTCGACCGGGTTGCGGCAACGCTCGCCGAAAAGGGCCATATGCCGCGCGGATATCTCGGAGCAGGGTTGCACCCGGTGCGTCAGGAGAAGGTGCGGGGCGCAATGGTGATGAGCCTCGAGGCGGGCGGTCCGGCGGAGAAGGTCGGGCTGGTGCTCGGCGACATCATCACATCCTGGAACGGCGAGACGGTGGAAGGCGTGCGGGACCTGATCCGCAAGATCGGTCCCGACAGTGTCGGCAAAACGGTGGCACTCGGAATATTGCGCGGTGGTGAGGCGCGAACCCTCGACGTCGTCGTCGGCGCACGGCCGCGCTCCTGA
- a CDS encoding haloacid dehalogenase type II gives MTLSGPRPEWLTFDCYGTLIQWDEGLLAAMDKILAGKGRSIDRDAFLAVYDRYEHRLEAERPHRSFRDVSATALALAMDEFALEFSAGDSDTLTLSIGRMPPFPEVVATLAGLKAAGFKLAIISNTDDAIIAGNIAQLGGAIDRVITAEQARAYKPAKQIFQHAWRELGVEKEQLVHICASPHLDLAAARELSFRTIWVDRGSGRKPLADYAPNETVARLSEVLGLLSVAGWTE, from the coding sequence ATGACGCTTTCAGGACCGCGGCCAGAATGGCTGACCTTCGATTGCTACGGCACCCTTATCCAGTGGGATGAGGGATTGCTGGCGGCAATGGACAAGATCCTTGCCGGAAAAGGCCGCTCCATCGACCGCGATGCGTTCCTCGCCGTTTATGATCGGTACGAACATCGGCTCGAAGCGGAGCGGCCGCATCGTTCGTTCAGGGATGTAAGCGCCACGGCGCTTGCGCTTGCCATGGATGAATTCGCTCTGGAGTTCTCGGCCGGTGACTCCGATACTCTCACCTTGTCCATCGGTCGCATGCCGCCGTTTCCGGAAGTGGTCGCCACGCTTGCCGGGCTGAAGGCGGCAGGATTCAAACTTGCCATCATCTCGAATACGGATGATGCGATCATTGCGGGGAATATCGCGCAACTCGGCGGTGCGATCGATCGCGTCATTACGGCGGAGCAGGCGAGGGCCTACAAGCCGGCGAAACAGATATTCCAGCATGCCTGGAGAGAACTCGGCGTGGAAAAGGAGCAACTGGTTCATATTTGCGCCAGTCCGCATCTCGATCTTGCGGCGGCAAGAGAGCTTAGTTTCCGGACGATATGGGTTGACCGCGGGAGCGGCCGGAAGCCGCTTGCCGACTACGCGCCGAATGAAACGGTCGCCCGGCTCAGCGAGGTTCTCGGCTTGCTTTCGGTGGCAGGATGGACGGAATAG
- a CDS encoding LysR family transcriptional regulator: MSFGFDLDLLRSFTAVVEAGGFTRAAERVHLTQSTISQQIKKLETNLGRTLLIRDRATGGIRTTEEGELLMSYARRILSVSSEASEALGRSVPLPKTVRLGVPEDFAGRRMIDLLSGFAQISPRTRLDTVSGWSFELRRLLQAGEIDLALIKREPGDGTCIAKWEEQLVWVGDQPLATSSNPVPLAVFPAGCIYRERAIRAIESSGCRWRIAYSSQGLMGVQAAVASGLGISLLPADAILPEHHLLNGADGFTPQPPSELALIAITKKLEPAVRELADFLVVNLTSLRRTPAAA; encoded by the coding sequence ATGAGCTTCGGTTTCGATCTCGATCTGCTGCGCAGCTTTACCGCGGTTGTAGAGGCGGGCGGGTTCACGCGTGCGGCGGAACGCGTTCACCTCACACAGTCGACGATCAGTCAGCAGATCAAGAAGCTCGAGACAAATCTTGGCCGTACCCTTCTCATCCGTGACCGCGCGACGGGGGGAATACGGACGACCGAGGAAGGCGAACTTTTGATGAGCTACGCCCGGCGGATATTGTCGGTTTCCTCCGAAGCGAGCGAGGCTCTCGGCCGATCCGTGCCTCTGCCGAAGACCGTGCGGCTCGGCGTTCCGGAGGATTTCGCCGGGCGGCGCATGATCGATCTGCTCTCCGGCTTTGCGCAAATTTCACCGCGCACAAGGCTCGACACGGTCAGTGGATGGAGCTTTGAACTGCGCCGACTTCTGCAAGCGGGGGAGATCGACCTCGCCCTCATCAAGCGCGAGCCGGGCGACGGGACATGCATTGCCAAATGGGAGGAGCAGCTGGTTTGGGTTGGTGACCAGCCACTTGCGACCAGCAGCAATCCGGTTCCTCTTGCAGTGTTTCCCGCCGGATGTATTTATCGCGAACGGGCGATACGCGCGATCGAAAGCAGTGGATGTCGTTGGCGTATCGCCTATTCCAGCCAGGGTCTGATGGGTGTCCAGGCAGCGGTTGCGTCGGGGCTCGGCATCAGCCTGCTGCCGGCCGATGCGATTCTACCCGAGCATCATCTGTTGAACGGCGCCGACGGCTTTACCCCGCAGCCTCCGTCGGAACTCGCGCTCATCGCTATCACGAAGAAGCTGGAACCGGCGGTGCGCGAGCTTGCGGACTTCCTGGTGGTCAATCTGACGTCACTGCGGCGAACGCCGGCAGCCGCATGA
- a CDS encoding helix-turn-helix transcriptional regulator, with translation MAQRPLTVMIALSDSEQAEELEQALGERGHVAVATSFDLEQPEDFDVVVTDGEPVDAATPHIVLGAAAPGGNIHAVLPHSADAALIAAVTTVVAAGYRLSAADAADANETADTDEAVLPRDVPHNLSLSPRELETLALLADGASNKVIARQLKVSVHTAKFHVAAVLAKLHAQNRADAVAIALRQGLLYL, from the coding sequence ATGGCTCAGCGCCCGCTGACAGTGATGATCGCCCTGTCCGATTCGGAGCAGGCGGAGGAATTGGAACAGGCTCTGGGAGAGCGCGGTCATGTGGCCGTCGCGACGTCTTTCGATCTCGAGCAGCCGGAGGATTTCGATGTGGTCGTGACCGATGGCGAACCTGTCGATGCAGCGACGCCGCATATCGTGCTTGGTGCAGCAGCCCCCGGTGGCAACATCCATGCTGTGCTGCCGCATTCCGCGGATGCGGCGCTCATCGCTGCAGTAACGACGGTCGTCGCGGCAGGATATCGCCTGTCAGCCGCTGACGCTGCAGATGCAAACGAGACCGCTGATACGGACGAGGCAGTGCTGCCGAGAGACGTACCTCACAATCTGTCCCTCAGCCCCCGCGAATTGGAAACGCTTGCGCTGCTTGCTGACGGGGCCTCGAATAAGGTGATCGCCCGCCAGCTCAAAGTCTCGGTGCATACCGCGAAATTCCACGTCGCTGCAGTGCTCGCCAAGCTTCATGCGCAGAACCGCGCCGACGCTGTGGCCATAGCGCTGAGGCAAGGGCTGCTTTACCTATAA
- a CDS encoding MucR family transcriptional regulator: MTESRSEIREPRLELTSRIVSAYLSRNVVPAGDLRHLIRQTYDSLEGTSQPVKAGAALEEQRPAVPIKKSVTEDFIICLEDGGKFKSLRRHLMAKYGITPSQYREKWKLPADYPMTAPNYARQRSELARATGLGKKQPSAPAEVSPPIRKKIGLKFR, encoded by the coding sequence TTGACGGAATCGCGTTCGGAAATAAGGGAACCGAGACTCGAGCTCACCAGCCGCATCGTGTCAGCCTATTTGAGCCGCAACGTCGTTCCCGCAGGTGACCTGCGGCATCTTATCCGGCAAACCTACGATTCGCTGGAAGGGACTTCCCAGCCGGTCAAAGCCGGGGCCGCCCTCGAAGAGCAACGGCCCGCCGTCCCGATCAAGAAATCCGTGACAGAGGACTTCATCATCTGCCTGGAGGACGGCGGGAAATTCAAATCCCTGCGGCGTCACCTGATGGCAAAGTACGGAATCACGCCATCGCAATATCGAGAGAAATGGAAGCTTCCAGCCGACTACCCGATGACAGCTCCGAATTATGCCCGACAGCGCTCCGAACTTGCACGCGCGACCGGCCTGGGAAAGAAACAGCCATCAGCGCCCGCAGAAGTCTCGCCTCCTATTCGCAAAAAGATAGGCCTGAAGTTCCGTTAA
- a CDS encoding DUF4334 domain-containing protein, with amino-acid sequence MINRLTFPSEEAAFAYFDRLHPVPAGELVGLWKGSEISTGHPFDGVLENLGWYGKRFRADMRADALLFKKDGNRLVPIDPSPIPLGLAFRFRRLGRTEAARKLFSHLIKHLRATGPVASLRMMRFRGDVSAAMVYDTKPVADHFRKIDTDTLVGVMSIQGYDEHFFFQLERVKVPDPSRQEAA; translated from the coding sequence ATGATCAACCGATTGACATTCCCGTCCGAAGAGGCGGCCTTCGCATATTTCGACAGGCTGCATCCGGTGCCCGCGGGCGAACTGGTCGGCCTTTGGAAGGGAAGTGAAATCTCGACAGGACATCCGTTCGATGGCGTGCTCGAAAATCTGGGGTGGTACGGGAAGCGCTTCCGCGCCGACATGCGTGCCGACGCCCTGTTGTTCAAGAAAGACGGCAACCGCCTTGTGCCGATCGATCCGTCCCCGATCCCGCTGGGACTTGCCTTTCGCTTCCGTCGACTGGGCCGTACCGAAGCTGCCAGGAAACTGTTCTCCCACCTGATCAAGCATCTGCGCGCGACCGGACCAGTCGCCTCGTTGCGAATGATGCGCTTCCGCGGCGACGTCAGCGCGGCAATGGTCTATGACACCAAGCCTGTTGCTGATCATTTCAGAAAGATCGACACCGACACATTGGTAGGGGTGATGAGCATACAGGGATACGACGAGCACTTCTTCTTCCAGCTCGAGCGTGTCAAAGTGCCTGACCCCTCGCGTCAGGAGGCCGCCTAG
- a CDS encoding phosphoglycerate kinase, translated as MGLDMYACTLRKPPAVPVDFEVEEAAALHYWRKHPDLHGWMERLYREKGGNDANFNCVNLQLTADDLDCLETAVRDRTLPPTDGFFFGVSDGSEVGDDLAFVAKARDALAAGLAVFYTSWW; from the coding sequence GTGGGACTCGACATGTATGCCTGCACTCTTCGCAAACCACCCGCCGTGCCGGTCGACTTTGAAGTCGAAGAGGCCGCGGCGCTCCACTACTGGCGCAAGCATCCGGATCTTCACGGCTGGATGGAACGGCTCTACCGCGAGAAGGGCGGCAACGACGCGAATTTCAATTGCGTCAATCTTCAGCTAACCGCCGACGATCTCGACTGCCTGGAAACAGCGGTCCGTGATCGCACCCTGCCGCCGACCGACGGCTTCTTCTTCGGTGTGTCCGACGGCAGCGAAGTCGGCGATGATCTCGCCTTTGTCGCCAAGGCCCGCGACGCGCTCGCGGCCGGCCTTGCTGTCTTCTACACATCCTGGTGGTAA